The Candidatus Cloacimonadota bacterium genome includes a window with the following:
- a CDS encoding ComEA family DNA-binding protein, with the protein MNKIFTKDERKIIVFLIAFLALGLIVVNARNLIQTVNTKDKENIQDSLEVVIEKSHTVPKININEADIETLSELPGIGPKKSKTIFDYREQIGEFKSLIELTKVKGIGKKTLAKLLPYLEMIGDSAEVRAFFTKDKSIKILGKVNINTASKSYLMSLPGIGEGKANAIIEYRKNNGPFKSIEEIKNVKGIGKGIFEKIEDKIEVSE; encoded by the coding sequence ATGAATAAAATCTTTACAAAAGATGAACGAAAAATTATTGTTTTCCTTATTGCATTTCTTGCGCTTGGGCTGATAGTTGTTAATGCAAGAAATCTTATCCAAACTGTTAATACTAAAGATAAGGAAAATATTCAGGATAGCTTAGAAGTTGTTATTGAAAAATCTCATACTGTGCCAAAAATCAATATAAATGAGGCAGATATAGAAACTCTGTCGGAGTTGCCTGGAATAGGCCCTAAAAAATCTAAGACAATTTTTGATTATAGAGAACAAATTGGAGAATTCAAGTCTTTGATAGAACTCACAAAGGTAAAAGGGATTGGCAAAAAGACACTTGCGAAACTCCTCCCCTATCTTGAAATGATTGGTGATTCAGCAGAAGTGAGGGCATTCTTTACTAAAGACAAATCAATAAAAATTTTAGGAAAAGTAAATATCAATACTGCATCTAAATCTTACTTAATGTCTCTTCCTGGTATTGGTGAAGGTAAAGCAAATGCAATAATTGAATATCGTAAAAATAATGGTCCTTTTAAATCTATTGAGGAGATAAAAAATGTGAAAGGAATAGGAAAGGGAATATTTGAAAAAATTGAGGACAAAATTGAAGTTTCCGAATAA
- a CDS encoding nucleotidyltransferase family protein, which produces MITLKEIKNALGQHKEEIKKEYKVKEIGIFGSYVRNEQKGKSDADILVTFYEPIGLFEFLDLEEYIEKIIGIKVDLVSKNALKSIIGKYILKEVVYI; this is translated from the coding sequence ATGATAACACTTAAAGAGATAAAAAATGCTTTAGGACAGCATAAAGAGGAGATTAAGAAAGAATACAAAGTTAAAGAGATCGGTATTTTTGGTTCGTATGTAAGAAATGAGCAAAAAGGCAAAAGTGATGCGGATATACTTGTAACATTTTACGAACCCATCGGATTATTTGAATTTTTAGATTTAGAAGAATATATTGAAAAGATAATTGGAATAAAGGTTGACCTTGTTTCAAAAAATGCATTAAAATCTATTATTGGAAAGTATATCTTGAAAGAGGTTGTTTATATATGA
- a CDS encoding tetratricopeptide repeat protein, giving the protein MTEKEDFIPTPSLAKLYEEQDNYKQALEIYQQLLDKKKDDEFLQKKVEYLQDIIQNVNRKAHDNIESFILNRKNKKFFQISKPNNKQKKPNQNELNKIMKASGDLSSYLADRFSDLTIDQFCSFLVSVLGKNRKLKDIKLSEILNALEKL; this is encoded by the coding sequence ATGACAGAGAAAGAAGATTTCATCCCAACGCCCTCTTTAGCAAAATTGTATGAAGAACAAGATAATTACAAACAAGCATTGGAAATATATCAACAACTTTTGGATAAAAAGAAGGATGATGAATTCCTGCAAAAAAAGGTTGAATACTTACAAGATATAATTCAAAATGTAAACAGGAAAGCACATGATAACATAGAAAGTTTTATCTTAAATAGGAAAAATAAGAAATTCTTCCAGATTTCAAAACCAAATAATAAACAAAAAAAACCAAACCAAAATGAACTTAATAAGATTATGAAAGCAAGTGGAGATTTATCAAGCTATCTTGCGGATAGATTCTCTGATTTAACCATTGACCAATTTTGCTCATTTCTTGTAAGTGTTCTTGGAAAAAATAGGAAACTAAAAGATATAAAACTCTCTGAAATACTAAATGCTTTGGAAAAACTTTAG
- a CDS encoding four helix bundle protein, protein MKLEDLQVYRLSMDMGERVWKIVDKWNYFSKDTIGKQLVWAVDSVAANLSEGFGRFHFKENKQFAYYARGSLYETKTWLTKAHNRKLMNDEEFQLFQNDVNSIGVKLNNYINSIGKQKGTC, encoded by the coding sequence ATGAAATTAGAAGATTTGCAGGTTTATAGATTATCAATGGATATGGGAGAAAGGGTTTGGAAAATTGTTGATAAATGGAACTATTTTTCAAAAGATACTATTGGCAAGCAATTGGTGTGGGCAGTGGACTCGGTGGCTGCAAATCTGAGTGAAGGATTTGGAAGGTTTCATTTCAAAGAGAATAAACAGTTCGCTTATTATGCAAGAGGTTCCTTGTATGAAACAAAAACCTGGCTTACAAAAGCACACAATAGGAAGTTGATGAATGATGAGGAATTTCAATTATTCCAAAATGATGTTAATTCAATAGGAGTAAAATTGAATAATTATATCAATTCCATAGGTAAACAAAAAGGAACTTGCTAA
- a CDS encoding HAD family hydrolase, giving the protein HRIFGAVDKVTDLIAIAKPLGDLKGLFKHITEAGIKIAVATSDLAERCEKIMEAFGILEYISTIIGADSIKNDKPAPDMVLKICENVNIPPGQTAVVGDNVWDHQMAKNAGCPLSIGVLTGKDDYETMIKFADCVVESIDDIKIVNW; this is encoded by the coding sequence CATAGAATTTTTGGCGCAGTGGATAAAGTTACAGATTTAATTGCAATAGCAAAACCGCTTGGAGATTTGAAAGGATTATTTAAACATATTACAGAAGCTGGAATAAAAATCGCAGTTGCAACTTCTGACCTTGCGGAACGATGCGAAAAAATTATGGAAGCATTTGGCATCTTAGAGTATATCTCTACAATAATTGGTGCTGATAGCATAAAGAATGATAAACCTGCGCCTGATATGGTCCTAAAAATATGTGAGAATGTGAATATTCCTCCAGGACAAACTGCTGTGGTTGGCGATAATGTCTGGGACCATCAAATGGCAAAAAATGCTGGTTGTCCCCTATCTATTGGCGTTCTCACAGGAAAAGATGATTATGAAACAATGATAAAATTTGCTGATTGTGTGGTTGAATCAATTGATGATATAAAAATTGTTAATTGGTGA
- a CDS encoding NAD+ synthase, whose amino-acid sequence MRKINIAKEKNRIISFIKKYVHNSGFKKGIIGLSGGLDSSVSAYLTVEALGKENVIGILMPYKTISSQSLEDGKLIAENLSIKYYIREISPMVDSYFDKYEKDANVLRRGNRMARERMCILYDLSAKESALVIGTGNKTEIYLGYVTQFGDSACAIEPLGHLYKTEVLEIAKFLNIPSQIINKTPSADLWQGQTDEDELGIKYEVADEILYFILDEKLSNEEIMKKGFSIDEIVHIKNLMEKSEFKRRMPLLLN is encoded by the coding sequence ATGAGAAAAATAAACATTGCAAAAGAAAAAAACAGAATCATATCATTTATCAAAAAGTATGTTCATAATTCAGGATTCAAAAAAGGAATAATCGGCTTATCGGGTGGATTAGATTCATCCGTTTCTGCTTATTTAACAGTAGAAGCGCTTGGCAAAGAAAATGTCATCGGCATCTTAATGCCATACAAAACCATCTCTTCGCAATCTCTTGAAGATGGAAAACTCATTGCTGAAAATTTAAGCATAAAGTATTACATCCGCGAAATCTCTCCAATGGTTGACAGCTATTTTGACAAATATGAAAAAGATGCAAATGTTCTTCGTCGTGGAAACCGAATGGCTCGCGAAAGAATGTGTATCTTATATGACCTTTCTGCTAAGGAAAGTGCTCTGGTCATAGGAACAGGAAATAAAACTGAAATTTATCTTGGTTATGTGACACAATTTGGTGATTCTGCCTGTGCAATAGAGCCACTTGGTCATCTATATAAAACCGAAGTTTTGGAAATAGCAAAATTCCTAAATATTCCTTCGCAAATTATCAATAAAACCCCGAGTGCCGATTTATGGCAAGGACAAACTGATGAAGATGAACTTGGTATAAAATATGAAGTTGCAGATGAGATTCTTTACTTTATTCTTGATGAGAAACTTTCAAATGAAGAAATTATGAAAAAAGGCTTTTCAATTGATGAAATCGTTCACATAAAAAATTTAATGGAAAAATCAGAATTCAAACGCAGAATGCCATTATTATTAAATTAA
- a CDS encoding tetratricopeptide repeat protein produces the protein MLNNYSESIAEQQELMNLHIRKWIHTKNPLFNNMSPIELARTKDGKSQINKFLEKYESKFKSTLNYNYVREKLSIPIKKKTTLNHEEMAEKFLNLVINYDYERTTQLLVNSKIYNSKELKTNYLKRNFQNKAFKAIKVFDLIRSALSKEQNQAIVEFEINGKYPLSIVLKKINNQWKIDKKVFGESGVVLSENESIQRVAYKYASKNFDGAYSDLKQNLKIFPDSPDLHYYLGIYYSTKGKIKEAKQYFFNAMELDPDFVEAKYNYAFLFQSEGNMEKAQPIYEQILQQKEDVKTLNNLAVIYEHNNSLEEAKILLKKALKLNPTFELAQKNLERISGLLTKTHKNMKATCPE, from the coding sequence ATGCTTAATAACTACTCCGAATCAATTGCAGAGCAGCAGGAACTTATGAATCTACATATAAGAAAATGGATACATACAAAAAATCCCCTGTTCAATAATATGTCCCCTATAGAACTTGCAAGAACAAAGGATGGCAAAAGTCAAATAAATAAATTCCTTGAAAAATATGAATCAAAATTTAAATCAACTCTCAACTATAATTATGTTCGGGAAAAACTTTCAATTCCAATTAAAAAGAAAACCACTCTTAATCATGAAGAAATGGCTGAGAAATTTCTAAACTTAGTAATAAATTATGACTATGAAAGGACAACCCAACTTCTCGTTAATAGTAAAATATATAATAGTAAAGAACTTAAAACAAATTACCTTAAAAGAAACTTTCAAAATAAAGCTTTTAAAGCAATAAAAGTGTTTGACCTTATCCGTTCTGCTTTAAGCAAAGAACAAAACCAGGCGATTGTAGAATTTGAAATCAATGGTAAATATCCTCTATCAATCGTTTTGAAAAAAATCAACAATCAATGGAAGATAGATAAAAAAGTATTTGGTGAATCCGGCGTGGTGCTTTCTGAAAATGAATCTATCCAACGAGTTGCATATAAATATGCAAGTAAAAACTTTGATGGTGCTTATTCAGACTTGAAACAAAATCTCAAAATCTTTCCAGATTCTCCTGATTTGCATTATTATCTTGGTATCTATTACTCTACAAAAGGCAAAATAAAGGAAGCCAAACAATACTTCTTTAATGCTATGGAATTAGACCCAGATTTTGTTGAGGCGAAATATAACTATGCGTTCCTTTTTCAGTCAGAAGGGAATATGGAAAAAGCTCAACCAATCTATGAACAGATACTTCAACAAAAGGAAGATGTCAAAACATTAAATAATTTAGCGGTTATCTATGAGCATAATAATTCATTAGAAGAAGCGAAAATTCTTCTCAAAAAAGCCTTGAAATTGAACCCCACCTTTGAATTAGCACAAAAAAACCTGGAAAGAATTAGTGGTTTGCTCACGAAGACACATAAAAATATGAAAGCTACATGTCCTGAA
- a CDS encoding lysylphosphatidylglycerol synthase domain-containing protein: MKLKKSIFYKIIISSLFLIFLFYFVKPNQILQALGQANLFWVLLALLLLPINLSLQFLRWKSLVVIGNKNVPNSEILKSIFYSFSYSIFTPARLGEIGRAFHISDSKRGDLIALALYEKIFAFCSLLLFVLLSLVFFKSHFYLLGLFILALIIVELKKIVKLIPYFRKYEQIIQRVNTLKISLISVTLVFVYIFQFYLILNAFKNVPFFHSIFMISLVIFFNSLPITLSGLGIRELLSVCFFKVLEVSPASAASAAFLIFCINILIPTFLGFVLHLIPKKIK; encoded by the coding sequence ATGAAACTCAAAAAGTCTATATTTTATAAAATAATAATCTCATCTTTATTCCTGATTTTCCTTTTCTATTTTGTGAAACCAAATCAAATTTTACAAGCTTTGGGACAAGCAAATCTTTTCTGGGTCCTCCTTGCACTATTACTACTTCCGATTAATTTATCTTTACAATTTCTAAGATGGAAATCATTAGTAGTTATAGGCAACAAGAATGTTCCAAATAGTGAAATACTAAAATCAATATTTTACAGTTTTTCATATAGTATTTTTACACCAGCAAGATTGGGTGAAATTGGGAGAGCATTTCATATTTCAGATTCCAAAAGAGGTGATTTAATTGCTCTTGCTCTCTATGAAAAAATTTTTGCTTTTTGTTCACTCTTGCTCTTTGTTTTATTATCTTTAGTATTCTTCAAAAGCCATTTTTATCTTTTGGGTTTATTTATTTTAGCTTTAATAATAGTAGAGTTAAAAAAAATTGTAAAACTAATACCCTATTTTAGAAAATACGAACAAATTATCCAAAGAGTTAACACATTAAAGATATCTTTAATATCTGTAACTTTAGTCTTTGTGTATATTTTTCAGTTCTATCTAATACTAAATGCTTTTAAAAATGTTCCATTTTTTCATTCAATTTTTATGATTTCATTAGTTATCTTTTTTAACTCGTTACCAATAACTTTAAGTGGTTTGGGCATACGAGAATTACTTTCTGTATGCTTTTTTAAAGTTCTTGAGGTTTCACCAGCAAGTGCTGCAAGTGCGGCTTTTCTAATATTTTGCATCAATATACTAATTCCAACTTTTTTGGGATTTGTATTGCATTTAATCCCCAAAAAAATTAAGTAG
- a CDS encoding inositol monophosphatase family protein: MITNKFLEIAITAAKEAGKIINDNFHKQKKISYKGKIDLVTNIDKKAENIIIKIIRNSYPDHNILTEESKHSQDPHQEFCWIIDPLDGTTNYVHELPFVSVSIALQKNRESIIGAVYNPINNELFYSEIGKGSFRNKQKINVSKNNDICKAFLVTGFPYNMEDERRNNIYNFTKVIKRCQGVRRLGSAAIDLCYVAAGIFDGFWELELFPWDTAAGILIVKEAGGRISKINNEKFSIFDKEIVATNGFIHNELLNIFAT, encoded by the coding sequence ATGATAACGAACAAATTTTTAGAGATTGCAATTACTGCTGCAAAAGAGGCGGGAAAAATCATAAATGACAATTTCCATAAACAGAAAAAAATATCTTATAAAGGCAAGATTGACCTTGTTACAAATATTGATAAAAAAGCTGAAAACATTATTATAAAGATTATAAGAAATTCATATCCAGATCACAATATCCTGACAGAAGAAAGCAAACATTCGCAAGACCCACATCAAGAATTCTGCTGGATAATTGACCCTCTGGATGGCACAACTAATTATGTCCATGAATTGCCATTTGTTTCTGTTTCTATTGCATTACAGAAAAATAGAGAAAGTATAATTGGCGCTGTTTATAATCCAATCAATAATGAACTGTTTTATAGTGAAATTGGGAAAGGCAGTTTTAGGAACAAACAAAAGATAAATGTTTCAAAAAACAATGATATTTGCAAAGCTTTCCTTGTTACTGGTTTTCCTTACAATATGGAGGATGAGCGGCGAAATAACATATATAACTTTACTAAAGTGATAAAGAGATGCCAGGGAGTGCGCAGATTAGGTTCAGCAGCAATTGACTTATGCTATGTAGCTGCTGGAATCTTTGATGGTTTCTGGGAATTGGAACTTTTCCCCTGGGATACTGCTGCTGGAATATTAATTGTAAAAGAGGCTGGTGGAAGAATTTCTAAGATCAATAATGAAAAATTTTCCATATTTGACAAAGAAATCGTTGCAACAAATGGTTTTATTCACAATGAACTTTTGAATATTTTTGCCACTTAA
- a CDS encoding type II toxin-antitoxin system HicB family antitoxin: protein MKILNYRILFRKEPEGGYTVIVPSLPGCVTYGDTIDEAIKMAKEAILLYIESLKVHGEEIPTEDGTFEYTLTVKAYA from the coding sequence ATGAAAATATTAAATTATAGAATTTTGTTTAGAAAAGAACCAGAGGGTGGTTATACAGTCATAGTTCCTTCCCTTCCCGGTTGTGTTACTTATGGAGATACAATAGATGAGGCAATAAAAATGGCAAAGGAAGCTATTCTATTATATATAGAAAGCTTAAAAGTGCATGGTGAAGAAATACCAACAGAGGACGGAACCTTTGAATATACATTAACGGTAAAAGCTTATGCCTAA
- a CDS encoding type II toxin-antitoxin system HicA family toxin, protein MPKLPSITPQKVIAILEKKGFILDRTKGSHHIYYNIVTRRRVVVPFHKKDLPRGTLLEILKQAGITKNEIRDLL, encoded by the coding sequence ATGCCTAAGCTTCCTTCTATTACTCCACAAAAAGTTATTGCGATACTTGAAAAGAAGGGATTCATACTGGATAGAACTAAAGGAAGCCATCATATTTATTACAACATAGTGACAAGAAGGCGAGTCGTGGTCCCATTCCATAAAAAAGATTTGCCAAGAGGAACTTTGCTTGAAATTCTAAAACAAGCAGGCATAACTAAAAATGAGATAAGAGACTTGCTCTAA
- a CDS encoding DUF2281 domain-containing protein: MLTLEESIKVLPPNLKKEVFDFVQFLLCKQTKRKTQLSLDWAGKLQKYKNQFTSVELQKKALEWWIQ, translated from the coding sequence ATGCTTACATTAGAGGAATCAATCAAGGTGTTACCACCAAATCTTAAAAAAGAGGTTTTTGATTTTGTCCAATTCTTACTATGTAAACAAACAAAAAGAAAAACCCAATTGTCATTAGATTGGGCAGGAAAATTACAAAAATATAAAAATCAGTTTACTTCAGTTGAACTACAAAAAAAAGCGTTAGAATGGTGGATACAATAG